The following coding sequences are from one Oryzisolibacter sp. LB2S window:
- a CDS encoding PepSY domain-containing protein, producing the protein MNWKAVHRWLGLSLGTVALVLGLSGALLALDPVQEAWQAPTAPADLPVATLVQQVQQVMPGVEEIRRLPSGAVAAFGFDGDQAQARYVDASSGQLLGNYQPSSMPRWVKNLHRALLLGDGGRWGAAATALAMALLSISGLVLLLRRMGGWHHVAGRVRGTLAQRLHVLAGRVVVALLLLSSITALAMSASTLGLLELEAGSEPDVVSSAGAGADLTPAQLPLLRDLGVGELRRVNLPDAGDPTDTWQVATTRGQGWIDRHSGDTLAWQDATLAQRLDHWARVLHTGESAWPWAVVMGLAGLSVLLFWLSGVLIWWQARQNSIRIDDNSALQQADVLIFVASEGGSTWGFAQALHAALVQAGRRVHSGALEHFQITPGARQVFVLAATHGDGQPPAHARHALERIAAQGRSSEPVPVTVLGFGDRQYPAFCAYAHAIDQALRAQGHPALLPLELIHQQSAQQFARWGEALAKALGQPLAIVYRPRLPATTALTLVERRDYPGQADRPTAILRFAWPRQPWFARLLGRGLGRFEAGDLVGIVPPGDAVARYYSLASGSADGFLEICVRQWPDGVCSTHLLGLRPGDSTQAFIRANPGFALSGRPPSVLLIGAGTGVAPLAGFIRRNDGRTPMHLYFGARDPATDYYFGAEIERWQAEQRVVSVNTIFSRVPGGGYVQEVLHRDAERLRKLLAAGAAVRVCGSRPMAQGVTQVLDALLAPLGLDVNALKAKGRYAEDLF; encoded by the coding sequence AAAGCCGTCCACCGATGGCTGGGTCTGAGCCTGGGCACCGTGGCCCTGGTGCTGGGCCTGTCCGGTGCCCTGCTGGCCCTGGACCCGGTGCAAGAGGCCTGGCAGGCGCCGACAGCACCGGCCGACCTGCCGGTGGCCACGCTGGTGCAACAGGTGCAGCAGGTGATGCCCGGCGTCGAGGAAATCCGTCGCCTGCCCTCGGGCGCCGTCGCCGCCTTCGGCTTCGACGGCGACCAAGCGCAGGCGCGCTACGTCGATGCAAGCAGCGGCCAGCTGCTTGGCAACTACCAGCCCTCCAGCATGCCGCGCTGGGTCAAGAACCTGCACCGCGCGCTGCTGCTGGGCGATGGCGGGCGCTGGGGCGCGGCGGCGACGGCGCTGGCCATGGCGCTGCTCTCGATCTCAGGCCTGGTGCTACTGCTGCGCCGCATGGGCGGCTGGCACCATGTGGCAGGCCGGGTGCGCGGCACGCTGGCGCAGCGCCTGCACGTGCTGGCGGGCCGGGTGGTCGTGGCCCTGCTGCTGCTGTCTTCGATCACGGCGCTCGCCATGAGCGCCTCGACCCTCGGCCTGCTCGAGCTGGAAGCCGGGTCCGAGCCCGACGTTGTTTCCAGCGCCGGCGCGGGGGCCGACCTGACGCCTGCGCAGCTGCCGCTGCTGCGCGACCTCGGCGTCGGCGAGCTGCGCCGCGTCAACCTCCCCGATGCGGGCGACCCCACCGACACCTGGCAGGTGGCGACCACGCGCGGCCAGGGCTGGATCGACCGCCACAGCGGCGATACCTTGGCTTGGCAGGACGCGACGTTGGCGCAGCGCCTGGACCACTGGGCTCGGGTACTGCACACCGGCGAGAGCGCCTGGCCGTGGGCCGTCGTGATGGGCCTCGCGGGCCTCTCCGTGTTGCTGTTCTGGCTGAGCGGAGTGCTGATCTGGTGGCAGGCTCGGCAGAACTCCATACGCATCGATGACAACAGCGCGCTGCAGCAGGCCGACGTGCTGATCTTCGTCGCCAGCGAGGGCGGCAGCACCTGGGGCTTTGCCCAGGCCTTGCATGCAGCCTTGGTGCAGGCCGGGCGGCGCGTGCACAGCGGTGCACTGGAGCACTTCCAGATCACGCCGGGCGCGCGCCAGGTATTTGTCCTGGCGGCCACGCATGGTGATGGCCAGCCGCCGGCGCATGCGCGCCATGCTCTGGAGCGCATCGCCGCGCAGGGCCGCAGCAGCGAGCCGGTGCCGGTGACAGTGCTGGGTTTTGGCGATCGCCAGTACCCGGCGTTTTGCGCCTATGCTCACGCAATCGACCAGGCGCTGCGCGCCCAGGGCCATCCCGCGCTACTGCCGTTGGAGCTGATCCACCAACAGTCGGCGCAACAATTCGCCCGCTGGGGCGAGGCGCTGGCCAAGGCGCTGGGCCAGCCGCTGGCGATAGTCTATCGGCCGCGCCTGCCCGCCACCACCGCGCTGACGCTGGTCGAGCGGCGCGACTACCCCGGACAGGCCGATCGGCCCACGGCCATCCTGCGCTTTGCCTGGCCACGCCAGCCGTGGTTTGCGCGTCTGCTCGGCCGCGGCCTGGGCCGCTTCGAGGCGGGCGACCTGGTGGGCATCGTGCCGCCGGGGGACGCGGTGGCGCGCTATTACTCGCTGGCGTCGGGCAGCGCCGACGGCTTTCTGGAAATATGCGTGCGCCAATGGCCCGACGGCGTGTGCTCGACGCACCTGCTGGGGCTCAGGCCGGGCGACAGCACGCAGGCCTTCATCCGCGCCAACCCGGGCTTTGCCCTCAGCGGTCGGCCGCCGAGCGTGCTGCTGATCGGCGCCGGCACCGGCGTGGCGCCACTGGCCGGCTTCATCCGGCGCAACGACGGGCGCACGCCGATGCACCTGTACTTCGGCGCGCGCGACCCGGCCACCGACTACTACTTTGGGGCCGAGATCGAGCGCTGGCAGGCCGAGCAGCGCGTGGTCAGCGTCAACACCATCTTCTCGCGCGTGCCCGGCGGCGGCTACGTGCAGGAAGTCCTGCACCGCGACGCCGAACGCCTGCGCAAGTTGCTGGCCGCCGGCGCCGCCGTGCGCGTGTGCGGCAGCCGCCCCATGGCCCAGGGCGTGACCCAGGTGCTTGATGCGCTGCTGGCGCCGCTGGGCCTCGACGTGAACGCGCTGAAAGCCAAGGGGCGCTATGCCGAAGACCTGTTCTGA
- a CDS encoding FAD:protein FMN transferase: protein MPKTCSEPLHRLQLHGPTMATRWAVSCDVPPALDANALRQALAEAVVQVDAQMSPWKPESALNQLNRSPVGDWLALPAQILEVLARALEVCRLSDGAFDPAVGALVDAWGFGAARDAPDAEAIRAARNTERLPTPQALELDLAAGLARKHSPLQLDLCGIAKGYAVDRMCAVLTGHDVCHALVALDGELRAIGPQASGAPWAVALESPRAGLRAAHGVIELQDLAVATSGDYRHFVQVGQARLAHSMDGRSGKPVNNGVSSVTVLAPRCIDADAWATALLVAGPGQGLALAHRHGLEALWLLRRGEALVELGSGRFAAAAPAGTA, encoded by the coding sequence ATGCCGAAGACCTGTTCTGAGCCCTTGCACCGGCTGCAACTGCACGGGCCGACCATGGCCACGCGCTGGGCCGTGAGCTGCGACGTGCCGCCGGCGCTGGACGCGAATGCGCTGCGCCAGGCGCTGGCTGAAGCGGTCGTACAAGTCGATGCCCAGATGTCGCCCTGGAAGCCGGAAAGCGCACTGAATCAGCTCAACCGGTCGCCGGTAGGCGATTGGCTGGCACTGCCGGCGCAGATCCTTGAGGTGCTGGCCCGCGCGCTCGAAGTCTGCCGCCTGAGCGACGGAGCGTTTGATCCCGCCGTCGGCGCACTGGTCGATGCCTGGGGCTTTGGCGCGGCACGCGACGCGCCGGACGCCGAGGCCATCCGCGCCGCTCGCAATACCGAACGCCTGCCGACACCGCAAGCCCTTGAGCTGGATCTGGCCGCGGGCCTGGCGCGCAAGCACTCGCCACTGCAGCTCGATCTGTGCGGCATCGCCAAGGGCTATGCCGTGGATCGTATGTGTGCCGTGCTCACCGGACACGACGTGTGCCACGCCCTGGTCGCACTGGACGGCGAGCTGCGCGCCATCGGCCCCCAGGCCAGTGGCGCGCCCTGGGCGGTGGCACTGGAGAGCCCGCGTGCAGGCCTGCGCGCCGCGCACGGCGTGATCGAGCTGCAGGATCTGGCCGTGGCCACGTCGGGCGATTACCGGCACTTCGTCCAGGTGGGCCAGGCACGCCTGGCGCACAGCATGGACGGGCGCAGCGGCAAGCCGGTGAACAACGGCGTCTCCAGCGTCACCGTGCTGGCGCCCCGTTGCATCGATGCCGACGCCTGGGCCACCGCCTTGCTGGTGGCAGGCCCTGGCCAGGGCCTGGCGCTGGCGCATCGGCACGGCCTGGAGGCCTTGTGGCTGCTGCGCCGGGGCGAGGCACTGGTTGAGCTGGGCTCGGGCCGCTTCGCCGCAGCCGCACCGGCGGGTACGGCATGA
- a CDS encoding Crp/Fnr family transcriptional regulator, protein MNKRRHIPLSMPDPDPQACSLAMRIAVCQKVPLFADLDAQQLAQVNRHCHARNVGAGASIYLEGDAATHLYVVAIGAVKTTRLAADGRESLIDLLTPGDFFGALPVLGQKHYVDSATALTPACLLGLDAPEYDAILQEIPQVAVATLKGVAHRLTQSQHAIHILAGAPLERRLAALLLVLADKAGKRWNGAMLLDVPLAREDLAAMAGAATESVSRLLSQWQRAGWIDAGRRWVAIVDAARLEQVRDGMV, encoded by the coding sequence ATGAACAAACGCCGCCACATCCCCCTGTCCATGCCGGACCCTGACCCACAGGCCTGTTCGCTGGCCATGCGCATTGCCGTCTGCCAAAAAGTGCCGCTTTTTGCCGACCTCGATGCGCAGCAGCTGGCGCAGGTCAACCGGCATTGCCATGCGCGGAATGTCGGCGCCGGCGCATCCATCTACCTTGAGGGCGATGCCGCGACGCATCTGTACGTGGTGGCCATCGGCGCCGTCAAGACCACGCGTCTGGCAGCCGATGGGCGCGAGTCGCTGATCGACCTGCTCACCCCTGGCGACTTCTTTGGCGCCCTGCCGGTGCTGGGGCAAAAGCATTACGTCGACAGCGCCACCGCCCTGACGCCGGCCTGCCTGCTGGGCCTGGATGCACCTGAGTACGACGCCATCCTGCAAGAAATTCCGCAAGTCGCCGTGGCCACGCTCAAGGGCGTAGCGCACCGGCTGACGCAGTCGCAGCACGCCATTCACATACTGGCCGGGGCGCCGCTGGAGCGGCGCCTGGCAGCTTTGCTGCTGGTTCTTGCCGACAAGGCCGGCAAGCGCTGGAACGGGGCCATGCTGCTGGACGTGCCGCTGGCGCGCGAGGACCTGGCCGCCATGGCCGGTGCGGCCACCGAATCGGTCAGCCGCTTGCTCAGCCAGTGGCAGCGCGCGGGCTGGATCGACGCCGGCCGGCGCTGGGTCGCCATCGTCGATGCAGCGCGCCTGGAGCAAGTGCGCGACGGCATGGTTTGA
- a CDS encoding heavy metal-associated domain-containing protein produces MTNTNSNTRTTLRAEGFSCPSCVTKIKKSVGAMAGVSHVKVHFASARIEVDHHPETVSADDLIAAVAKVGYTARASAF; encoded by the coding sequence ATGACCAACACCAACAGCAACACCCGCACCACCTTGCGCGCCGAGGGCTTTTCCTGCCCATCCTGCGTGACGAAGATCAAGAAAAGCGTCGGTGCGATGGCTGGCGTGAGCCACGTCAAGGTGCACTTCGCGTCGGCGCGCATTGAAGTCGATCACCACCCCGAGACCGTCAGCGCGGACGATCTCATCGCCGCCGTCGCCAAGGTGGGCTACACCGCGCGCGCCTCGGCGTTCTGA
- a CDS encoding cation-translocating P-type ATPase, whose product MNKINAWINGRWTTPALSGLLILASFTASKGYGAILAAQWLMVAAAIVAGAPIVRNAVRALAVRHISIDLLVSIAAIGALIIGEYWEAAAVTFLFAIGHALESATLNKTRAALAELIAVAPDTAVVMRKGEQVEIPAASVAMGEVVLVKNGAKVPVDGEVIAGTGALDEASITGESIPVEKSKGDHVFAGTLSRGGFLQVLATGIGADTTLARIIHRVEDAQDAKARTQKFMDRFSSWYTPAVVVLALLAGLISGSVVLGLTLLVVACPGALVISIPVSIVAGIGRSARDGILIKGGEFLETAAKIDVVAVDKTGTLTKGRPQLTDVVALAPGMDKNQVLAWAARAEAGSEHPLARPILEAAEQAGIAVAALPEKIEPVIGKGITAHVDGKRVLIGNLALLEQFGVADTVSADRQAHELATQGRTPMIVAVDDQVLGVIAVADEIRRDAAAMVAALHKAGVKKVVMLTGDVKPVADAVAAATGIDEVHAGLLPEDKLDIVAHLQRAGHVVAMVGDGVNDAPALATADVGVAMGAAGSAVAVETADIALMGDDLLKLPEAISLARRTLSNIRQNIVIALATVGLLLAGVLMGGVTMAAGMLFHEGSVLIVIANAMRLLRRATPAHSAPLSTVARESAPSI is encoded by the coding sequence ATGAACAAGATCAACGCATGGATCAACGGCCGCTGGACGACTCCCGCCCTGTCCGGCCTGCTGATCCTGGCTTCATTCACCGCCTCCAAGGGCTACGGCGCCATCCTCGCGGCCCAATGGCTGATGGTCGCCGCCGCCATCGTCGCCGGCGCGCCCATCGTGCGCAACGCCGTGCGTGCGCTCGCCGTGCGCCACATCAGCATCGACCTGCTGGTGAGCATTGCCGCCATCGGCGCGCTGATCATCGGCGAGTATTGGGAGGCGGCGGCCGTCACCTTCCTGTTTGCCATTGGTCACGCGCTGGAATCGGCCACCTTGAACAAGACCCGCGCGGCGCTGGCCGAGCTGATCGCCGTGGCGCCGGACACGGCCGTGGTGATGCGCAAGGGCGAGCAGGTGGAAATCCCCGCCGCCAGCGTCGCCATGGGCGAGGTGGTGCTGGTGAAGAACGGTGCCAAGGTGCCGGTCGATGGCGAGGTGATCGCCGGCACCGGCGCGCTCGACGAGGCGTCGATCACGGGCGAATCCATCCCGGTGGAGAAGTCTAAGGGCGACCACGTCTTTGCCGGCACCCTCTCGCGCGGCGGCTTCCTGCAGGTGCTGGCCACCGGCATCGGCGCCGACACCACGCTGGCGCGCATCATTCACCGCGTGGAAGACGCGCAGGACGCCAAGGCGCGCACGCAGAAATTCATGGACCGGTTTTCGTCCTGGTACACCCCCGCCGTGGTCGTGCTGGCGCTGCTGGCCGGCCTCATCAGCGGCAGCGTGGTGCTGGGCCTGACCCTGCTGGTGGTGGCCTGCCCCGGGGCGCTGGTAATCTCCATTCCCGTATCCATCGTCGCCGGCATTGGCCGCTCGGCGCGCGACGGCATCCTGATCAAGGGTGGCGAGTTCCTGGAGACCGCGGCAAAGATCGACGTCGTGGCCGTGGACAAGACCGGCACGCTGACCAAGGGCCGCCCACAGCTCACCGACGTCGTGGCGCTGGCCCCGGGCATGGACAAGAACCAGGTGCTGGCCTGGGCCGCTCGCGCCGAGGCCGGCTCCGAGCATCCGCTGGCTCGTCCCATCCTGGAAGCGGCGGAGCAAGCAGGCATCGCGGTGGCCGCGCTGCCCGAGAAGATCGAGCCTGTGATCGGCAAGGGCATCACCGCGCACGTCGATGGCAAGCGGGTGCTGATTGGCAACCTGGCCCTGCTCGAACAGTTTGGCGTCGCCGATACGGTGAGCGCGGACCGCCAGGCACACGAACTCGCCACCCAGGGGCGCACGCCCATGATCGTTGCCGTGGACGACCAGGTGCTGGGCGTGATCGCCGTGGCCGACGAGATCCGGCGCGACGCCGCCGCCATGGTGGCCGCGCTGCACAAGGCGGGTGTGAAGAAGGTCGTCATGCTCACCGGCGACGTCAAGCCGGTGGCCGATGCGGTGGCCGCCGCCACCGGCATCGACGAGGTGCACGCCGGCCTGCTGCCCGAGGACAAGCTCGACATCGTCGCCCACCTGCAGCGCGCCGGCCACGTCGTCGCCATGGTCGGCGACGGCGTCAACGACGCCCCGGCGCTGGCGACCGCCGACGTCGGCGTGGCCATGGGCGCAGCCGGCTCGGCCGTGGCGGTGGAGACCGCCGACATCGCGCTGATGGGCGACGACCTGCTCAAGCTGCCCGAGGCCATCTCGCTGGCGCGGCGCACGCTCTCCAACATCCGCCAGAACATCGTCATCGCTCTGGCGACCGTCGGCCTCCTGCTGGCCGGTGTGCTGATGGGTGGGGTGACCATGGCCGCCGGCATGCTGTTCCACGAAGGCTCGGTATTGATCGTGATTGCCAATGCCATGCGGCTGCTGCGGCGCGCGACACCGGCGCACTCAGCGCCCTTGTCGACAGTGGCGAGAGAGTCGGCTCCATCCATTTGA
- a CDS encoding IS5 family transposase (programmed frameshift), with protein sequence MEITPEQFAKIEHCLPTQRGNVSLSNLQVVNAILYVAEHGCKWRGLPKRFGNWHTIYTRMNRWTKAGVLDRMFEELQKAQVVRIKIEAVSLDSTSIKVHPDGTGAPKKNGPQSIGKSRGGWTTKIHMVAADARTAITFSLSPGQAGDAPQGRELLASLGAPNRPLHLLMDKAYEGNETRQLALDLGYIPVVPPLRTRVEPWEYDREMYKRRNEVERLFRRLKGFRRIFTRFEKLDIMFLGFISFVLVADGLRMC encoded by the exons ATGGAGATAACGCCAGAACAATTCGCCAAGATCGAGCACTGCCTTCCCACGCAGCGAGGAAACGTCAGCCTGAGCAACTTGCAGGTCGTCAACGCCATCCTCTACGTAGCCGAGCATGGCTGCAAGTGGCGTGGACTGCCCAAGCGCTTCGGTAACTGGCACACGATCTACACGCGCATGAACCGCTGGACCAAGGCTGGGGTCCTCGACAGAATGTTCGAGGAACTGCAGAAGGCTCAGGTTGTGCGCATCAAGATCGAGGCGGTGTCACTGGACTCCACAAGCATCAAGGTGCACCCAGACGGCACGGGCGCGC CTAAAAAAAACGGCCCCCAATCCATCGGCAAGTCTCGAGGTGGATGGACAACCAAGATTCATATGGTTGCCGCGGATGCTCGAACGGCCATAACGTTCTCACTGTCGCCGGGCCAGGCCGGCGATGCCCCACAAGGGCGCGAACTGCTCGCCAGCCTGGGCGCCCCGAACCGGCCGCTGCACCTGCTCATGGACAAGGCCTACGAGGGCAACGAGACGCGCCAGTTGGCGCTCGATTTGGGCTACATCCCCGTCGTGCCACCGCTGCGTACCCGCGTCGAGCCTTGGGAGTACGACCGCGAGATGTACAAGCGCCGCAACGAGGTTGAGCGTCTATTCCGCCGCCTCAAGGGCTTCCGGCGCATCTTCACGCGGTTCGAGAAACTCGACATCATGTTCCTCGGCTTCATCAGCTTTGTACTCGTCGCTGATGGGCTTCGGATGTGTTAA
- a CDS encoding IS481 family transposase, giving the protein MNIHKNASLTPKGRAHLMQEIDRIGLMPAAAAAGISTHTARKWLRRYAAEGAAGLIDRSSRPRRSPRRSLASKLERAVALRRIQRLTYERIAERVGLSRSTVARACKAAGVTHLPALQQAVPVRRYERAAPGELLHLDTKKLARFDRPGHRVTGDRTQNTPHAGWQALHVAIDDHSRVGFSLVLADETAKSACTFVLAALRYYKSLGVKIEQVMTDNGSAYNSRRFAKLLRRLGIRHIRTRPYTPRTNGKAERFIQTLLREWAYAFVYPSSELRARELAPWMYHYNFNRPHSATSGKPPITRLGFDGNNVVRNYI; this is encoded by the coding sequence ATGAACATCCACAAGAATGCCTCATTGACGCCCAAAGGGCGAGCACACTTGATGCAAGAGATCGATCGCATTGGCCTGATGCCGGCGGCCGCGGCCGCCGGCATCAGCACGCACACGGCCCGCAAGTGGCTACGTCGCTACGCGGCCGAGGGCGCTGCCGGTCTGATCGATCGTAGCTCGCGGCCCCGGCGCAGCCCCCGACGCAGCCTGGCGAGCAAGCTCGAGCGTGCCGTGGCGCTGCGACGAATCCAGCGATTGACCTATGAGCGCATTGCCGAGCGCGTGGGCTTGTCGCGCAGCACGGTGGCGCGTGCCTGCAAGGCTGCCGGCGTTACCCATCTGCCTGCCCTGCAGCAGGCGGTGCCTGTGCGGCGCTACGAGCGCGCAGCGCCTGGTGAGCTGCTGCATCTGGACACCAAGAAACTCGCTCGTTTCGACAGACCGGGGCACCGCGTCACGGGTGACCGCACCCAGAACACGCCACATGCGGGCTGGCAAGCGCTGCATGTGGCCATCGACGATCACTCGCGTGTGGGCTTCAGCCTGGTGCTGGCCGATGAGACGGCCAAGAGTGCGTGCACCTTCGTGCTGGCGGCGCTGCGCTACTACAAGAGCCTGGGCGTGAAGATCGAGCAGGTGATGACGGACAACGGCTCGGCCTACAACTCGCGCCGCTTTGCCAAACTGCTGCGCCGCCTGGGCATCCGGCATATCCGCACCCGCCCGTACACGCCACGCACCAACGGCAAGGCTGAGCGCTTCATCCAGACTCTGCTGCGCGAATGGGCCTATGCGTTCGTCTATCCCAGCTCAGAGCTGCGCGCCCGTGAGTTGGCTCCTTGGATGTACCACTACAACTTCAACCGGCCACACTCTGCTACTTCCGGCAAACCGCCCATCACACGCCTCGGCTTCGATGGAAACAACGTGGTGAGAAACTACATCTAG
- a CDS encoding S26 family signal peptidase, protein MTAHPRSRVRARLVLAGLSACGLAALAWASFVQPLPRLIYNPSDSVAVGWYRVDPLSHGAGSLPRPLSVGSIVLVSLPAEAAALAAQRGYLPTRVPLLKRVGAVASQEVCIMGRVVRIDGVPSATVLPTDRWGRPLPSWQQCQRLEPDELFLLSVTNPASFDSRYFGPVSAAAVIGVARPVWLESRP, encoded by the coding sequence ATGACGGCCCATCCTCGCTCCCGCGTGCGCGCTCGCCTCGTACTGGCAGGCCTGTCCGCCTGCGGCCTCGCTGCGCTGGCCTGGGCGTCCTTCGTGCAGCCGCTGCCGCGCCTGATCTACAACCCGTCCGACAGCGTGGCGGTCGGCTGGTATCGCGTCGATCCGCTGAGCCACGGCGCCGGCTCGCTGCCACGTCCCTTGTCCGTGGGCAGCATCGTGCTGGTGTCGCTGCCCGCAGAGGCTGCCGCGCTCGCTGCGCAGCGCGGCTACCTGCCGACACGCGTGCCGCTGCTCAAGCGCGTGGGCGCCGTCGCGTCGCAGGAGGTGTGCATCATGGGTCGCGTCGTCCGCATCGACGGTGTGCCTTCGGCCACCGTGCTGCCCACCGACCGCTGGGGTCGGCCGCTGCCGTCCTGGCAGCAGTGCCAGCGCCTCGAACCCGACGAACTGTTCCTGCTCAGTGTGACCAATCCGGCTTCGTTCGACAGCCGGTATTTCGGGCCGGTCAGCGCAGCCGCCGTGATCGGCGTTGCGCGCCCGGTCTGGCTGGAGTCACGCCCATGA
- a CDS encoding DUF2840 domain-containing protein, whose amino-acid sequence MTAFASPAAVAATAALQPSPAALAGQPASALLTRVALAYIEPRFKLYLRFGEPARIIRLDRWRRCAVFLPNAVLCRVRWQANDYGTVRWQLMVMQACTPLDAAQRIPGVQPGARLFLHAEGENQVRAVLERIDAIEALGITPSAASPAYWRTLANRLAAHLALPEYSAERHAAWLAGRALP is encoded by the coding sequence ATGACCGCATTCGCTTCGCCTGCCGCTGTCGCGGCCACGGCTGCGCTGCAACCATCACCGGCCGCGCTCGCTGGCCAGCCTGCCAGCGCACTGCTGACGCGCGTGGCGCTGGCCTACATCGAGCCACGCTTCAAGCTCTATCTGCGCTTCGGCGAGCCTGCGCGCATCATCCGGCTCGACCGCTGGCGGCGCTGCGCCGTATTCCTGCCGAACGCGGTTCTGTGCCGTGTCCGCTGGCAGGCCAACGACTACGGCACCGTGCGCTGGCAGCTCATGGTGATGCAGGCTTGCACGCCGCTCGATGCGGCGCAGCGCATTCCCGGCGTGCAGCCGGGCGCACGCCTGTTCTTGCACGCCGAGGGCGAGAACCAGGTGCGTGCGGTGCTGGAGCGCATCGACGCCATCGAGGCGCTGGGTATCACGCCGTCCGCCGCTTCGCCTGCGTACTGGCGCACGCTCGCCAACCGGCTTGCGGCGCACTTGGCGCTGCCCGAATACAGCGCTGAGCGGCACGCCGCCTGGCTGGCCGGGAGGGCGCTGCCATGA
- a CDS encoding chromosome partitioning protein ParB has translation MTEKPLPNSKRTAKRVGIGTRPPVNPHAEAWIRQGDADALGKGDLYTARLTLDITPAMRARIKVSAFTQGVTVADLLRGLLEREFPEHRRESTP, from the coding sequence ATGACCGAGAAACCGCTGCCGAACAGCAAACGCACGGCAAAGCGCGTCGGCATCGGCACGCGTCCGCCTGTGAATCCGCATGCCGAGGCGTGGATTCGTCAGGGCGACGCCGATGCGCTGGGCAAGGGCGACCTCTACACGGCTCGCCTCACGCTCGACATCACGCCCGCGATGCGCGCGCGCATCAAGGTATCGGCCTTCACGCAAGGCGTGACCGTGGCCGATCTGCTGCGCGGCCTGCTGGAGCGCGAGTTTCCAGAACACCGCAGGGAGAGCACGCCATGA
- the parA gene encoding ParA family partition ATPase produces the protein MIVALLNQKGGVGKTTLATHIAGELAMRGQHVVLLDADPQGSSLDWTQRRSQQGLPRLFSAVGLARETLHQEAPELARRADHVVIDGPPRIAALARSALLAAEHVLIPVQPSPYDLWASAEMVALIREAQVFRPALRAAFVINRRVSTTVIGREARQALAEQPLPALRAEVHQRIVFADSVAAGRLARETAPDSAAAREITALVDELLRWPT, from the coding sequence ATGATCGTCGCTCTGCTCAACCAGAAAGGCGGCGTGGGCAAAACCACGCTCGCCACCCACATCGCCGGCGAGCTGGCGATGCGCGGCCAGCACGTCGTCCTGCTGGATGCCGACCCGCAGGGTTCATCGCTGGACTGGACACAGCGCAGAAGCCAGCAAGGCTTGCCACGGCTGTTCAGTGCCGTGGGCCTCGCACGCGAAACGCTGCACCAAGAGGCGCCAGAACTCGCCAGGCGGGCCGATCACGTCGTCATTGACGGGCCACCACGCATCGCCGCCTTGGCGCGCTCCGCGCTGCTGGCGGCCGAGCACGTGCTGATCCCTGTGCAGCCCAGCCCCTACGACCTGTGGGCCAGTGCCGAGATGGTGGCGCTGATCCGCGAAGCGCAGGTGTTCCGGCCTGCGCTGCGCGCGGCCTTCGTCATCAATCGGCGCGTCAGTACCACGGTGATCGGGCGCGAAGCGCGCCAGGCGCTCGCAGAACAGCCGCTCCCTGCGCTGCGCGCGGAAGTGCATCAGCGCATCGTGTTCGCCGACAGCGTGGCCGCTGGGCGGCTTGCACGCGAGACGGCGCCGGACAGCGCTGCCGCCCGCGAAATCACCGCCCTGGTGGACGAACTGCTGCGGTGGCCGACATGA